In one window of Methanomicrobiales archaeon DNA:
- a CDS encoding META domain-containing protein, which produces MHALRSEGAEALIILAVLAAATIFGSGCVVPLPTEGGASELTSRGWSLVSYRDDGVPTGVLNGTAITLRFEGSLASGSSGCNVYFAEYTIRDSSLRFDPIGQTEIHCVEQGVMDQESAYLDLLAAVEKYRIDGGRLTLMSADGSALLVMEEDTGPDPRPFSGTVWVLESYASDNAVVLPRAGSTVTAVFSADGRVTGSGGCNQYAAEFASNGPAIRVGAVRVASSRSCPAPVAAQEAVFLDLLGSAEEYAMYGDWLSIRAANRTVLSFRAAAEDSR; this is translated from the coding sequence ATGCATGCCCTGCGGTCCGAAGGGGCGGAAGCCCTGATCATCCTGGCGGTACTGGCAGCGGCGACCATATTCGGCAGCGGATGCGTGGTGCCGCTGCCGACGGAAGGCGGCGCATCAGAACTGACCTCCCGCGGCTGGAGTCTCGTCTCCTATCGGGACGACGGCGTTCCCACTGGCGTCCTGAACGGAACGGCGATCACCCTTCGCTTCGAAGGTTCCCTGGCGTCAGGTTCCTCGGGATGCAACGTCTACTTCGCAGAGTACACCATCCGGGATTCGTCGCTCCGATTCGATCCGATCGGGCAGACAGAAATCCACTGCGTGGAGCAGGGGGTCATGGACCAGGAGAGCGCCTACCTGGACCTGCTGGCAGCCGTGGAGAAATACCGCATCGACGGGGGGCGTCTGACACTCATGTCCGCGGACGGGTCAGCGCTCCTCGTAATGGAGGAGGACACCGGGCCCGACCCACGGCCGTTCAGCGGCACGGTCTGGGTGCTTGAGAGCTATGCCTCCGACAATGCCGTGGTCCTGCCCCGCGCCGGTTCGACGGTCACGGCGGTCTTCTCGGCGGACGGACGGGTGACGGGTTCCGGTGGGTGCAACCAGTACGCCGCGGAATTCGCCAGCAACGGCCCTGCGATCAGGGTGGGAGCGGTGCGGGTCGCCAGCAGCAGATCCTGTCCGGCGCCTGTCGCGGCCCAGGAGGCCGTATTCCTCGATCTCCTCGGATCGGCGGAGGAGTATGCGATGTACGGAGACTGGCTCTCGATCCGGGCTGCCAACAGGACAGTCCTCTCCTTCCGCGCTGCCGCCGAGGACTCTCGATGA
- a CDS encoding PRC-barrel domain-containing protein yields the protein MADVRVATIAEGRAKAVTHLRLVRIEDMRGARVRNPEGEEIGSVRDYVLDLNSGAIVYAALAFGGMLGVAEKMFAIPREALVPEAGQGAFCAGIQKERLERLPGFDGTARPIAGDWTPVGSARPLPVEVQEPSRLREEAATAIAPIRPLTPIAPVGATQTARSGGEVVIPVESRAEPLPAEGASRASPPAEMPLATPPASLAGAERHAGAAHTRLIAADLQQSLRGVDCPSDKQGLNRQGAGARRLS from the coding sequence ATGGCAGACGTGCGGGTAGCGACGATCGCGGAAGGCCGGGCGAAGGCTGTAACGCACCTTCGGCTGGTTAGAATCGAGGATATGCGGGGAGCAAGGGTCCGGAACCCGGAGGGCGAGGAGATAGGGTCCGTCCGCGACTACGTGCTGGACCTGAACAGCGGGGCGATCGTCTATGCCGCCCTCGCCTTCGGGGGCATGCTCGGTGTCGCGGAGAAGATGTTCGCCATCCCCCGGGAGGCGTTGGTTCCGGAGGCGGGCCAGGGCGCCTTCTGCGCAGGTATCCAGAAGGAGAGGCTTGAACGTCTGCCCGGTTTCGATGGAACCGCCCGGCCGATCGCCGGTGACTGGACGCCGGTCGGATCGGCCCGACCGCTGCCGGTGGAGGTGCAGGAACCCTCCCGTCTGCGGGAGGAGGCCGCCACGGCGATCGCCCCGATCCGGCCCCTCACGCCGATCGCGCCCGTGGGTGCGACGCAGACGGCTCGATCCGGTGGAGAGGTGGTGATCCCGGTCGAATCCCGCGCCGAGCCGCTGCCTGCGGAAGGGGCGTCCCGTGCGTCCCCTCCCGCGGAGATGCCGCTGGCCACCCCGCCGGCATCCCTCGCAGGGGCGGAGCGGCATGCAGGAGCCGCCCATACCCGTCTGATCGCCGCCGACCTGCAGCAGTCCCTCAGGGGCGTGGACTGCCCCTCCGACAAGCAGGGGCTGAATCGCCAGGGCGCGGGAGCACGGCGCCTCTCCTGA
- a CDS encoding DUF2795 domain-containing protein: MLVSTRDIRDAHVRNTAGEDLGAIESLVLDAVSGQVIYAVLGYGGILGYGEKLFAIPWEAITLRPEEREVIIDAARERLESDPGFDRNQWPRQGDWTLITGPHATAPRREEELRRPLEPARPATTETYIPPREREIAASQPAEVTLVAATEPRGTMRPAAEERVAATEEMPAARPEIMQERVTAAEEHLSAADLQDALRGLDYPARKQDLIGRARGNDAPSSVIEVLGQFEDREYHSAADVSREFGRIR; the protein is encoded by the coding sequence ATGCTGGTCTCCACGAGGGATATCCGGGATGCTCATGTGCGGAATACGGCCGGGGAAGACCTCGGCGCGATCGAGAGCCTGGTGCTCGACGCTGTCAGCGGCCAGGTGATTTATGCAGTGCTGGGATATGGAGGGATTCTCGGCTACGGCGAGAAGCTGTTTGCCATCCCCTGGGAGGCGATCACCCTCCGCCCGGAGGAGCGGGAGGTGATCATCGATGCGGCTAGGGAAAGGCTGGAGAGCGATCCCGGATTCGACCGGAACCAGTGGCCCCGCCAGGGGGACTGGACGCTGATCACCGGCCCGCACGCGACGGCACCCCGGCGCGAGGAGGAGCTGCGCCGCCCTCTGGAACCGGCGCGACCGGCAACGACCGAGACCTATATCCCGCCCCGCGAGCGGGAGATCGCGGCTTCGCAGCCCGCGGAGGTGACGCTGGTCGCTGCGACCGAGCCCCGCGGGACGATGCGGCCTGCGGCGGAGGAGCGGGTGGCTGCGACGGAGGAGATGCCGGCGGCCCGACCGGAGATCATGCAGGAACGCGTTACGGCGGCGGAGGAACATCTGAGCGCCGCCGATCTCCAAGACGCCCTCCGGGGCCTGGACTATCCCGCCCGGAAGCAGGACCTGATCGGGCGCGCGCGTGGGAACGACGCTCCGTCTTCCGTCATCGAGGTGCTGGGGCAGTTCGAGGACCGTGAGTATCATTCCGCTGCCGACGTGAGCCGGGAGTTCGGCAGGATCCGCTGA